A stretch of Ipomoea triloba cultivar NCNSP0323 chromosome 13, ASM357664v1 DNA encodes these proteins:
- the LOC116002629 gene encoding uncharacterized protein LOC116002629 — translation MLLDLQRSMKSIVSTPPSSTKSSTTVESETRDSCYFPGCRKDANCNCSICIASMNATLDLMTESVQRSTLTKLSAVKRRQVSAFKHPRSPVFFNSSFSTPDSSGGRSGSVSSGLDSGARGEFHEKKKRKERGFGCGVLMVRVLFGLGLVYWLEYGVSPMISGVLDSELSMDVVRNLGGKSWGLNGLKGLNDWNERLGFLRNELQGLVDEEVLNCSSGNSVWKVKQDGLLLTSQCTLYKSITEEVSIWGWPLQTAGLLTAEYSSRSFTLLSGRLTEWKNGEFGYSVRGVNSSWTQGRWSSSAVQLDPNTWILEYSESPIRENAKLVSAAIEFLKFKLAREFEKLKMEFWSLSAFGSEFSDLRTESFCVPT, via the exons ATGCTTTTAGATTTGCAGAGAAGCATGAAATCGATAGTTTCGACGCCGCCTTCCTCCACGAAATCATCCACCACCGTGGAATCTGAGACCAGAGATAGCTGTTATTTTCCGGGGTGTCGAAAAGACGCAAACTGCAATTGCAGTATATGCATAGCCAGCATGAATGCGACTCTTGATTTGATGACGGAGAGTGTCCAGAGGAGCACTCTCACTAAGCTCTCGGCCGTGAAGCGCCGCCAAGTCTCCGCCTTTAAGCATCCCAGAAGCCCTGTTTTCTTTAATTCTTCCTTTTCGACTCCTGATTCGAGTGGGGGTCGGTCTGGTTCTGTTTCCTCGGGATTGGATTCGGGGGCGAGGGGGGAATTTcatgagaagaagaagaggaaggagAGGGGATTTGGGTGTGGGGTTTTGATGGTGAGGGTTTTGTTTGGGTTGGGATTAGTTTATTGGTTGGAGTATGGGGTTTCGCCTATGATTTCTGGGGTTTTGGATTCTGAATTGTCCATGGATGTTGTGAGGAATTTGGGTGGGAAATCATGGGGTTTGAATGGTTTGAAGGGTTTGAATGATTGGAATGAAAGATTGGGTTTTTTGAGGAATGAGCTACAAGGGTTGGTTGATGAAGAGGTATTGAATTGCAGCTCTGGCAATTCTGTGTGGAAGGTTAAACAG GACGGGTTACTCTTGACTTCGCAATGTACCTTGTACAAGTCCATCACAGAGGAGGTGAGCATTTGGGGATGGCCATTGCAGACTGCTGGATTGCTGACAGCAGAGTACAGTTCCAGATCTTTCACTCTCTTATCAGGGAGATTGACAGAG TGGAAGAACGGAGAGTTTGGGTATTCAGTTCGTGGCGTTAACAGTTCATGGACACAAGGAAGATGGAGTTCTTCTGCTGTGCAGCTCGATCCCAATACATGGATTCTCGAATACAGTGAGAGTCCCATCAGGGAAAATGCAAAACTGGTTTCTGCTGCAATTGAGTTTCTGAAATTCAAGCTTGCAAGGGAGTTTGAAAAGCTGAAAATGGAGTTCTGGTCCTTATCTGCCTTTGGAAGCGAGTTTAGTGACCTCAGAACAGAAAGTTTCTGTGTCCCAACTTAG
- the LOC116002467 gene encoding folate-biopterin transporter 1, chloroplastic isoform X2, translated as MAKLISTPFSILPSRYPILSLLYISPFITRIRRKRPPIIAGSRRPTRRKPPFPDMSVSVPIAGSHRREIDAEPLLDSRNRKGDVLTTDLEQDRSTSSKGGLRKNKYSMSSIRCFGVDLTPDNIAVAMVYFVQGVLGLSRLAVSFYLKDDLHLDPAETAVISGFSSLPWLVKPLYGFISDSFPLFGYRRRSYLVLSGLLGALSWTLMSTFVDGKYGAAFCILLGSLSVAFSDVVVDSMVVERARGESQSMSGSLQSLCWGSSAFGGIVSAYFSGSLVDAYGVRFVFGATALLPLITSAVSVLVNEQPVHGPARGQNLSLETSFFESSKNSIIQLWGAVKEPNVFLPTLFIFLWQATPQSDSAMFYFTTNELGFTPEFLGRVKLVTSIASLVGVGLYNGFLKNVPLRKIFLVTTIIGSALGMTQVLLVTGLNRQFGISDEWFAIGDSLIITVLGQASFMPVLVLAARICPQGMEATLFATLMSICNAGSVLGGLIGAGLTQIFGVTRDKFDNLAALIILCNLSSLLPLPLLGLLPKDEPDMKEKSNTDIEMKSN; from the exons ATGGCCAAACTAATTTCTACTCCATTCTCAATCTTACCCTCCCGCTACCCAATTTTATCCTTGCTTTACATTTCTCCATTTATTACCCGGATTCGCCGGAAGCGGCCTCCCATCATCGCCGGCTCTCGCCGTCCCACGCGACGGAAGCCACCATTTCCGGACATGTCTGTCTCGGTTCCGATTGCCGGTTCTCACCGGCGAGAGATCGATGCCGAACCGTTGCTAGATTCTCGAAATC GGAAGGGGGATGTGCTGACAACAGATTTGGAACAAGATAGAAGTACATCCAGTAAAGGTGGCCTTCGCAAAAACAAATACTCTATGAGCTCCATCCGCTGCTTCGGAGTTGACCTTACACCAGATAACATTGCAGTGGCTATGGTATATTTTGTTCAGGGTGTCTTAGGACTTTCCAGACTTGCTGTCAGCTTTTACTTGAAAGATGACCTGCATCTAGACCCTGCAGAG ACAGCAGTTATATCTGGATTCTCATCATTACCGTGGCTTGTAAAACCACTGTATGGGTTTATCAG CGATTCTTTCCCCCTTTTTGGATACCGGAGAAGATCGTACCTGGTTTTATCAGGGCTTCTTGGAGCACTCTCCTGGACTTTGATGTCCACATTTGTTGATGGCAAGTATGGTGCTGCCTTCTGCATTCTTCTTGGATCTCTTTCTGTTGCTTTCTCAGATGTT GTTGTAGATTCAATGGTTGTTGAGAGGGCACGAGGTGAATCTCAAAGCATGTCAGGATCTCTTCAGTCATTATGTTGGGGTTCTTCAGCCTTTGGAGGAATTGTTAGTGCCTACTTTAGTGGTTCCCTGGTGGATGCTTATGGTGTGCG GTTTGTTTTTGGGGCGACAGCATTGTTACCGTTAATAACTTCTGCAGTGTCTGTTCTTGTAAATGAGCAGCCTGTGCATGGCCCAGCAAGGGGTCAGAATCTTTCTTTAGAGACTAGCTTCTTTGAGAGCTCCAAGAATAGCATTATTCAGCTATGGGGAGCTGTAAAAGAGCCCAATGTTTTTCTCCCCACTCTATTTATATTCCTATGGCAGGCGACTCCACAATCTGATTCTGCTATGTTTTATTTCAC AACAAATGAACTTGGTTTCACTCCAGAATTCCTTGGACGTGTTAAACTTGTCACTTCAATTGCATCACTTGTTGGTGTTGGGTTGTACAATGGTTTCTTAAAGAACGTCCCCCTAAGAAAGATATTCCTTGTAACAACAATTATTGGCTCGGCTCTTGGGATGACCCAG GTACTCCTTGTAACTGGACTGAACCGGCAGTTTGGCATAAGTGACGAGTGGTTTGCAATAGGTGATTCATTGATTATTACAGTTCTTGGCCAG GCCTCCTTCATGCCTGTTCTTGTACTAGCAGCAAGAATATGCCCACAAGGAATGGAAGCAACTCTGTTCGCAACTCTAATGTCAATATGTAATGCTGGAAGTGTCCTCGGAGGTCTGATTGGTGCAGGTCTAACCCAAATCTTTGGCGTGACCAGGGACAAATTTGACAACTTGGCAGCTCTGATAATTCTTTGCAATCTCAGCTCCTTGTTGCCTTTACCTCTACTTGGTCTTCTCCCCAAAGACGAGCCCGATATGAAGGAGAAATCTAATACAGATATCGAGATGAAGTCTAATTGA
- the LOC116002444 gene encoding cytochrome P450 CYP72A219-like has protein sequence MEVIYTLLGACVLVGLLASAWGVLGWVWFKPKKLEKLLKRQGLKGNPYRILSGDMKELVKMRIDALSKPMSLSDNIAPRLIPYFVHLADKYGKNCYVWMGPTPMVFIRDPELVKEILNKHDLFQKPRNNPLARKLVGGLASYEKEQWAKHRRLINPAFYSEKLKLMQPAFLQSCSEMLSKWEGIVNGKGSSSCEVDVWPDLQDLTCDVISRTAFGSSYEEGKRIFELLKEQAMHFMVAVRQVYIPGWRFVPTKRNRRMSAIYKEVKSSIRVIVEKRMMAMQAGETTNNHDLLGILLESNLQEIRQQGNKEFGMSIDQIIDECILFYFAGQETTSAMLVWTMVLLSRHQDWQARARDEVLQVFGDKKPDFEGLNDLKVVTMILYESLRLYTPVAGLVRKTTEETKLGEMVLPPGVLLSLPILMMDLDTEIWGEDAKEFKPERFREGIMKATNGKQAFFPFSGGPRICIGQNFALVEAKMAMAMVLQHFSFELSPSYAHAPCTRMITQPQHGAPLIMHRL, from the exons ATGGAGGTGATATACACCCTACTGGGAGCGTGCGTTTTGGTGGGTTTGTTGGCGTCCGCATGGGGAGTGTTGGGTTGGGTGTGGTTTAAGCCGAAGAAGCTGGAGAAGTTGCTAAAGCGGCAAGGCCTGAAAGGGAACCCCTACAGAATCCTCTCCGGCGACATGAAAGAGCTCGTGAAGATGAGGATTGACGCCCTTTCCAAGCCCATGAGTCTGTCGGATAACATAGCCCCGAGACTCATTCCGTATTTTGTTCACCTCGCCGACAAATACG GTAAAAACTGTTATGTATGGATGGGTCCAACACCAATGGTGTTCATCAGGGACCCTGAGCTAGTAAAGGAGATTTTGAACAAACATGATCTGTTTCAGAAGCCTAGGAACAATCCATTGGCCAGGAAATTGGTAGGAGGACTTGCTAGCTATGAGAAAGAGCAGTGGGCAAAACACAGAAGACTAATCAATCCTGCCTTCTATTCGGAGAAGCTAAAG CTTATGCAACCGGCTTTCTTGCAAAGCTGCTCTGAAATGCTGAGCAAGTGGGAGGGGATTGTCAATGGAAAAGGATCATCTTCTTGTGAGGTGGATGTGTGGCCTGACCTTCAAGACCTAACCTGTGATGTGATTTCTCGAACAGCGTTTGGGAGCAGCTATGAAGAAGGAAAGAGGATCTTTGAGCTTCTGAAAGAACAGGCCATGCACTTCATGGTAGCTGTGCGCCAAGTTTATATACCTGGATGGAG ATTTGTGCCAACGAAGAGGAACCGAAGAATGAGTGCCATTTACAAGGAAGTGAAATCGTCTATCCGTGTTATTGTAGAGAAGAGAATGATGGCGATGCAGGCTGGGGAGACGACGAACAACCATGATTTATTGGGCATACTATTGGAATCCAACTTGCAAGAAATCAGACAGCAGGGGAACAAGGAATTCGGGATGAGCATTGATCAGATCATCGACGAGTGCATCCTGTTCTATTTTGCAGGGCAGGAGACTACTTCTGCAATGCTGGTTTGGACTATGGTTCTACTCAGCAGACATCAAGATTGGCAAGCTCGAGCTAGAGACGAGGTTTTGCAGGTTTTCGGGGATAAGAAACCAGATTTCGAAGGGTTGAATGACCTTAAAGTT GTGACAATGATTTTATACGAGTCTTTAAGACTATACACGCCAGTAGCTGGCCTAGTTAGGAAGACCACAGAGGAAACGAAGCTAGGAGAAATGGTTCTGCCACCGGGAGTACTGCTGTCGTTACCAATACTCATGATGGATCTTGACACCGAGATATGGGGTGAAGACGCTAAAGAGTTCAAGCCAGAGAGGTTCCGGGAAGGCATAATGAAGGCGACAAATGGCAAACAAGCATTCTTCCCATTTAGCGGGGGGCCTCGAATCTGCATTGGTCAGAACTTCGCTTTGGTAGAGGCTAAAATGGCTATGGCTATGGTTCTGCAACACTTCTCCTTTGAGCTTTCCCCTTCTTATGCACATGCTCCATGTACAAGGATGATCACTCAACCTCAGCATGGTGCTCCTCTAATTATGCACAGGCTTtaa
- the LOC116002234 gene encoding uncharacterized protein LOC116002234, translated as MDIRMFLGFSALLISTAKQSSPPPPISCSDQLVLFSPCLPYISFSPNNKTNTPPPQCCDEMTFAVASGNAICLCYLVQRPRIFGFPVNSSRVISLSSVCPTTHREAIANFSIKALCSGKTALPPLKGITGSGNSPHLSGQDNSASPPMSPPQQHENRSSSPPPPADDSSVDATDGSSNEPADGSSIGPTDDSSIGPDDGSSIGPDDDDSSIRPHVQSPTIPITPIGSASTWKICIICVCISFGFVIFLVNIFI; from the exons ATGGACATCCGCATGTTCCTCGGCTTCTCAGCTCTTCTGATCTCTACAGCAAAGCAGTCATCTCCGCCGCCTCCGATCAGCTGCTCCGACCAGTTGGTGCTGTTCTCGCCGTGCCTGCCGTACATTTCCTTCTCCCCGAACAACAAGACCAACACGCCTCCGCCGCAGTGCTGCGATGAAATGACTTTTGCCGTCGCCTCCGGCAATGCGATCTGCCTTTGCTATCTCGTACAAAGGCCTCGGATCTTCGGATTCCCGGTGAACTCCAGCAGAGTGATCTCCCTTTCCTCCGTTTGTCCGACGACACATAGAGAAGCCATAGCGAATTTCTCCATCAAGGCTCTCTGTTCAG GAAAAACTGCACTCCCTCCCCTGAAGGGCATAACAG GTTCAGGGAATTCCCCACACCTTTCTG GTCAGGATAACTCTGCATCACCTCCGATGAGCCCACCACAGCAACATGAGAATAGATCATCAAGTCCTCCGCCCCCTGCCGATGATTCATCTGTTGACGCTACTGATGGATCATCTAATGAACCTGCTGACGGGTCATCTATTGGTCCTACTGATGATTCATCTATTGGACCTGATGATGGTTCATCTATTGGacctgatgatgatgattcatcTATTAGACCTCATGTTCAATCTCCCACCATACCAATAACACCTATAGGAAGTGCATCCACATGGAAGATCTGCATAATTTGTGTCTGCATTTCATTTGGATTTGTGATTTTCCTTGTCAACATATTCATATAG
- the LOC116002467 gene encoding folate-biopterin transporter 1, chloroplastic isoform X1 encodes MAKLISTPFSILPSRYPILSLLYISPFITRIRRKRPPIIAGSRRPTRRKPPFPDMSVSVPIAGSHRREIDAEPLLDSRNRAGKGDVLTTDLEQDRSTSSKGGLRKNKYSMSSIRCFGVDLTPDNIAVAMVYFVQGVLGLSRLAVSFYLKDDLHLDPAETAVISGFSSLPWLVKPLYGFISDSFPLFGYRRRSYLVLSGLLGALSWTLMSTFVDGKYGAAFCILLGSLSVAFSDVVVDSMVVERARGESQSMSGSLQSLCWGSSAFGGIVSAYFSGSLVDAYGVRFVFGATALLPLITSAVSVLVNEQPVHGPARGQNLSLETSFFESSKNSIIQLWGAVKEPNVFLPTLFIFLWQATPQSDSAMFYFTTNELGFTPEFLGRVKLVTSIASLVGVGLYNGFLKNVPLRKIFLVTTIIGSALGMTQVLLVTGLNRQFGISDEWFAIGDSLIITVLGQASFMPVLVLAARICPQGMEATLFATLMSICNAGSVLGGLIGAGLTQIFGVTRDKFDNLAALIILCNLSSLLPLPLLGLLPKDEPDMKEKSNTDIEMKSN; translated from the exons ATGGCCAAACTAATTTCTACTCCATTCTCAATCTTACCCTCCCGCTACCCAATTTTATCCTTGCTTTACATTTCTCCATTTATTACCCGGATTCGCCGGAAGCGGCCTCCCATCATCGCCGGCTCTCGCCGTCCCACGCGACGGAAGCCACCATTTCCGGACATGTCTGTCTCGGTTCCGATTGCCGGTTCTCACCGGCGAGAGATCGATGCCGAACCGTTGCTAGATTCTCGAAATC GTGCAGGGAAGGGGGATGTGCTGACAACAGATTTGGAACAAGATAGAAGTACATCCAGTAAAGGTGGCCTTCGCAAAAACAAATACTCTATGAGCTCCATCCGCTGCTTCGGAGTTGACCTTACACCAGATAACATTGCAGTGGCTATGGTATATTTTGTTCAGGGTGTCTTAGGACTTTCCAGACTTGCTGTCAGCTTTTACTTGAAAGATGACCTGCATCTAGACCCTGCAGAG ACAGCAGTTATATCTGGATTCTCATCATTACCGTGGCTTGTAAAACCACTGTATGGGTTTATCAG CGATTCTTTCCCCCTTTTTGGATACCGGAGAAGATCGTACCTGGTTTTATCAGGGCTTCTTGGAGCACTCTCCTGGACTTTGATGTCCACATTTGTTGATGGCAAGTATGGTGCTGCCTTCTGCATTCTTCTTGGATCTCTTTCTGTTGCTTTCTCAGATGTT GTTGTAGATTCAATGGTTGTTGAGAGGGCACGAGGTGAATCTCAAAGCATGTCAGGATCTCTTCAGTCATTATGTTGGGGTTCTTCAGCCTTTGGAGGAATTGTTAGTGCCTACTTTAGTGGTTCCCTGGTGGATGCTTATGGTGTGCG GTTTGTTTTTGGGGCGACAGCATTGTTACCGTTAATAACTTCTGCAGTGTCTGTTCTTGTAAATGAGCAGCCTGTGCATGGCCCAGCAAGGGGTCAGAATCTTTCTTTAGAGACTAGCTTCTTTGAGAGCTCCAAGAATAGCATTATTCAGCTATGGGGAGCTGTAAAAGAGCCCAATGTTTTTCTCCCCACTCTATTTATATTCCTATGGCAGGCGACTCCACAATCTGATTCTGCTATGTTTTATTTCAC AACAAATGAACTTGGTTTCACTCCAGAATTCCTTGGACGTGTTAAACTTGTCACTTCAATTGCATCACTTGTTGGTGTTGGGTTGTACAATGGTTTCTTAAAGAACGTCCCCCTAAGAAAGATATTCCTTGTAACAACAATTATTGGCTCGGCTCTTGGGATGACCCAG GTACTCCTTGTAACTGGACTGAACCGGCAGTTTGGCATAAGTGACGAGTGGTTTGCAATAGGTGATTCATTGATTATTACAGTTCTTGGCCAG GCCTCCTTCATGCCTGTTCTTGTACTAGCAGCAAGAATATGCCCACAAGGAATGGAAGCAACTCTGTTCGCAACTCTAATGTCAATATGTAATGCTGGAAGTGTCCTCGGAGGTCTGATTGGTGCAGGTCTAACCCAAATCTTTGGCGTGACCAGGGACAAATTTGACAACTTGGCAGCTCTGATAATTCTTTGCAATCTCAGCTCCTTGTTGCCTTTACCTCTACTTGGTCTTCTCCCCAAAGACGAGCCCGATATGAAGGAGAAATCTAATACAGATATCGAGATGAAGTCTAATTGA
- the LOC116002230 gene encoding uncharacterized protein LOC116002230 codes for METQQSAEAGGGDDYSDVTLRPLEASDAEDYLECLSDENVRKFCSWEPVTTVEAAAEYIAGRAAGHPWYRGICVKGKAVGSVSVNPFKGCDSCRAEIGYALASKYWGKGIATKAVKMAAASVFVEWPHLERLEAVVDVDNPGSQRLLEKAGFKREAVLRKYYLLKGKPRDAVMFSLISTDPEVTFFMHDFWIFCTVGYFIGSSASKRANQQPLHCLHAHLLHPLPELHHKQQPYRRFPLCRLLQHHEIRDGQWRRLPLLHRGRWHSLSRPDQPQSHPLAPPGLPDPRRLRPMQSFWNPHCSFKSCCCCVTCSRAISWSRR; via the exons ATGGAGACTCAGCAATCAGCGGAGGCGGGCGGCGGGGACGACTACTCCGACGTCACGTTGCGGCCGCTGGAGGCGTCGGACGCGGAGGACTACCTGGAGTGCCTGTCGGACGAGAACGTGCGCAAGTTCTGCTCGTGGGAGCCGGTCACGACGGTGGAGGCGGCGGCGGAGTACATCGCGGGGCGCGCGGCGGGGCACCCGTGGTACCGCGGGATATGCGTGAAGGGGAAGGCGGTGGGGTCGGTGTCGGTGAACCCGTTCAAAGGTTGCGACAGTTGCAGGGCGGAGATCGGGTACGCGCTGGCGTCCAAGTACTGGGGGAAGGGGATCGCCACCAAGGCGGTGAAGATGGCGGCGGCGTCGGTGTTCGTGGAGTGGCCCCACCTCGAGCGGCTGGAGGCGGTGGTGGACGTCGATAATCCCGGGTCGCAGCGGCTCTTGGAGAAGGCGGGGTTCAAGAGGGAAGCAGTTTTGAGGAAGTATTATCTTCTCAAAGGGAAGCCCAGAGATGCTGTCATGTTTAGTCTAATTTCTACTGATCCTGAGGTCACTTTTTTTAT GCATGATTTCTGGATTTTCTGCACTGTTGGCTATTTCATTGGTAGCTCTGCCTCTAAACGCGCAAATCAACAGCCCTTGCACTGCCTCCATGCTCACCTCCTTCACCCCTTGCCTGAATTACATCACAAACAGCAGCCCTACAGGCGGTTCCCCCTCTGCAGACTGCTGCAACATCATGAAATCCGTGATGGGCAATGGCGTCGGTTGCCTCTGCTTCATCGCGGCCGGTGGCATTCCCTTTCGCGTCCCGATCAACCGCAATCTCACCCTCTCGCTCCCCCGGGCCTGCCAGACCCCCGGCGTCTCCGTCCAATGCAAAG CTTCTGGAACCCCCACTGCAGCTTCAA GTCCTGCTGCTGCTGTGTCACCTGCTCCCGGGCCATCTCGTGGTCCCGGAG GTGA
- the LOC116002659 gene encoding uncharacterized protein LOC116002659, which produces MDIELAKCECCGLKEDCTQDYISEVKAKFDGKWLCGLCSEAVRDEAIRGKNMQHFGTEEAVKAHMSFCRKYKSNPAIRVADGMRQMLRRRSGDLSSSPSPSKKFSRSATTSASSISYY; this is translated from the coding sequence ATGGACATAGAATTGGCAAAGTGTGAGTGCTGTGGATTGAAAGAAGACTGCACTCAAGACTACATCAGTGAGGTGAAGGCAAAGTTTGATGGGAAATGGCTGTGTGGTTTGTGCTCTGAAGCTGTGAGGGATGAGGCTATCAGAGGCAAGAACATGCAGCACTTTGGCACAGAAGAAGCTGTCAAGGCTCACATGTCTTTCTGTCGAAAATATAAGTCGAATCCCGCCATTCGAGTCGCAGATGGGATGAGGCAGATGCTAAGGAGAAGATCGGGCGATCTCTCGTCGTCGCCCTCTCCTTCCAAGAAGTTTTCGAGATCAGCTACCACCTCTGCTTCTTCGATCTCGTATTACTAG